In Aestuariibaculum lutulentum, one DNA window encodes the following:
- the metF gene encoding methylenetetrahydrofolate reductase [NAD(P)H], which translates to MKVTDHIKKANGKTLFSFEVIPPQKGKNIQDLYNNIDPLMEFNPPFIDVTTSREEYVYVDKGNGLLDKRITRMRPGTVGICASIMHKYNVDAIPHLLCGGFTKEETEYVLVDCHYLGIDNVVALRGDSRKDEPYFVPTKGGHAYATGLVQQISNLNNGKYLHDEIEVEHNYDFCVGVAGYPEKHMEAPSLNTDLKRLKEKVDAGADYVVTQMFFDNKKYFDFVEKAREIGITVPIIPGIKPIAVKRHLQILPQVFKIDLPEDLIDAVEACKDNNAVRQVGIEFAIQQSKELKEAGVPFLHYYSMGKSDNIKAIASELF; encoded by the coding sequence ATGAAAGTAACAGATCACATTAAAAAAGCGAACGGAAAGACTTTATTTTCTTTTGAAGTGATCCCGCCGCAAAAGGGTAAAAATATTCAGGATTTATATAATAATATCGATCCGTTAATGGAATTTAATCCGCCGTTTATTGATGTCACAACTTCGCGAGAAGAGTATGTGTATGTCGATAAAGGTAATGGACTTTTAGATAAACGTATTACCCGAATGCGTCCTGGAACCGTAGGGATTTGTGCTTCTATTATGCATAAGTACAACGTAGATGCTATTCCGCATTTATTATGTGGTGGATTTACCAAAGAAGAAACGGAATACGTATTAGTAGATTGCCATTATTTAGGTATTGATAATGTAGTGGCTTTACGTGGTGATTCAAGAAAAGACGAGCCCTATTTTGTGCCAACTAAAGGTGGACATGCTTATGCTACTGGTTTAGTTCAGCAGATTTCAAATTTAAATAACGGAAAGTATTTACATGACGAAATCGAGGTGGAACACAACTACGATTTTTGTGTTGGTGTAGCGGGTTACCCTGAAAAACACATGGAAGCGCCATCGCTTAACACCGATTTAAAACGCTTAAAAGAAAAGGTTGATGCCGGTGCTGATTATGTGGTAACTCAAATGTTTTTCGATAATAAAAAGTATTTTGATTTTGTTGAAAAAGCACGCGAAATTGGAATTACTGTGCCTATTATTCCAGGAATTAAGCCTATTGCTGTTAAACGTCATTTGCAAATTTTACCACAGGTATTTAAAATCGATTTACCTGAGGACTTAATTGATGCTGTTGAAGCATGTAAAGATAATAATGCGGTTAGACAGGTAGGAATCGAGTTTGCCATTCAGCAGTCGAAAGAGTTGAAAGAAGCTGGCGTACCATTTTTACATTACTATTCGATGGGTAAAAGCGATAATATAAAAGCGATTGCATCGGAATTGTTTTAA
- a CDS encoding acyloxyacyl hydrolase — MKSFLTYTFLLCSLVVFGQQKTHSSYIDLSYFRGNIALHNNDILHLIEGHPEGYILSWNKKTYGYNDWEQRYNYPDYGVTYVYQNLKSDALGTVASAYAHYNFYFLNRNLMFRVAQGIAYTDRPYDKVDNYRNIAFGSHILSSTFAMLNYKKERIFGRFGVQAGLSLIHYSNANVKAPNLSTNSMALNVGVTYNIDEEEPEYSTTLQGVKEKFTEPVKYNLAFRTGINESDVVGSGQFPFYIASAYADKRINVKSAIQLGTDVFFSKFLDELIYYQSVSYPEENVSGDEDYKRVGIFAGHELFVNRISLVTQFGYYVYYPFDFEGRTYMRIGLKRYFGNKFFGAMTLKSHGAKAEAVEFGIGVRL, encoded by the coding sequence ATGAAATCGTTTTTAACCTACACCTTTTTATTGTGTTCTTTAGTTGTGTTCGGGCAGCAAAAAACACATTCTTCTTATATTGATTTAAGTTACTTTAGAGGGAATATCGCTCTGCATAACAATGATATTCTACATTTAATTGAAGGACATCCTGAAGGTTATATTTTAAGCTGGAATAAAAAAACTTACGGTTATAACGATTGGGAACAGCGTTATAATTACCCGGATTATGGGGTGACTTATGTTTATCAAAATTTAAAAAGTGATGCTTTAGGTACAGTAGCTTCAGCTTATGCGCATTACAATTTTTATTTTTTAAATAGAAATTTAATGTTCCGTGTGGCTCAGGGAATCGCTTACACCGATCGTCCTTACGATAAGGTGGATAATTACCGAAATATTGCTTTCGGATCGCATATATTAAGTAGTACGTTCGCGATGCTTAACTATAAAAAGGAACGCATTTTCGGGCGTTTTGGTGTGCAAGCGGGTTTGTCTTTAATTCATTATTCGAATGCGAATGTAAAGGCTCCAAACTTAAGTACCAATTCCATGGCATTAAATGTTGGTGTCACTTATAATATTGATGAAGAAGAGCCCGAATATTCAACTACTCTTCAAGGTGTCAAGGAAAAATTTACCGAACCTGTAAAATATAATCTTGCATTTAGAACCGGAATTAATGAAAGTGACGTGGTTGGTTCTGGGCAGTTTCCGTTTTATATCGCTTCAGCTTATGCCGATAAACGTATTAATGTGAAAAGTGCGATCCAATTAGGAACCGACGTGTTTTTTTCGAAGTTTTTGGATGAATTGATATATTATCAAAGTGTGTCTTATCCTGAAGAGAATGTTTCCGGTGACGAAGATTATAAACGTGTAGGGATTTTTGCAGGTCACGAATTATTTGTTAACCGCATATCGTTAGTCACTCAATTTGGTTATTATGTGTATTATCCGTTCGATTTTGAGGGGAGAACGTATATGCGTATTGGTTTAAAACGTTATTTTGGAAACAAATTTTTTGGTGCCATGACCTTAAAATCACACGGGGCTAAAGCAGAGGCTGTTGAATTTGGAATTGGGGTAAGATTATAG
- a CDS encoding head GIN domain-containing protein yields the protein MKNLIYILSLVFFFACDSENAGDCFQKTGVIVQQEFTVEAFTKILVNRDIELIVKQGTEQKVLVETGENLINDVEAVVDNGQLILTDNNTCNYVRDYGVTKVLVTSPNITEIRSSTQYDISSDGMLTYPSLTLLSESFNAPDSFTSANFKLQVNNNTLRAVFNNASNCYISGGTNNLDLTFASGTSRFEGENLIAQNVTIWNRSSNDMIVNPQQSIKGKISGVGDVIAVTKPDIIDVVEEYKGRLIFK from the coding sequence ATGAAGAATTTAATTTACATTTTAAGCTTAGTTTTCTTTTTCGCTTGTGACAGTGAAAATGCTGGCGATTGTTTTCAAAAAACAGGGGTTATTGTTCAGCAGGAATTTACGGTTGAAGCATTTACAAAAATATTGGTAAATCGCGACATCGAGTTAATTGTAAAACAAGGAACAGAGCAAAAGGTACTTGTTGAAACCGGTGAAAATTTAATAAATGATGTTGAAGCTGTTGTAGATAATGGACAACTAATTTTAACTGATAATAACACCTGTAACTATGTTCGAGATTATGGGGTTACAAAGGTTTTAGTAACATCTCCAAATATTACTGAAATTAGAAGTTCAACGCAATATGATATTAGTTCCGATGGTATGTTGACTTATCCGAGTTTAACATTGTTATCTGAAAGTTTTAATGCGCCCGATAGCTTTACCAGTGCTAATTTTAAACTTCAAGTTAATAATAATACATTACGTGCAGTATTTAACAATGCGTCGAATTGTTATATTTCTGGAGGAACCAATAATTTAGATCTTACGTTTGCCTCTGGAACTTCGCGTTTTGAAGGGGAGAATCTTATTGCTCAGAATGTAACGATTTGGAATCGTAGTTCTAATGATATGATTGTGAATCCGCAGCAATCTATAAAAGGAAAAATATCTGGTGTTGGAGACGTTATTGCCGTAACCAAACCAGATATTATTGATGTTGTTGAAGAATATAAAGGCCGATTAATTTTCAAATAA
- a CDS encoding acetate/propionate family kinase, with protein MQVLVLNSGSSSLKFQLFSMPEETIICSGVVERIGFNDAIFKYDNKKKAIEIETSILNHRSALKLVSQHLLSKEVGVIKSPDDIAIVGHRVVHGGKSFSDTTEITKVVKDKIKDLIALAPLHNPANLEGIEVAEDIFPNAKQVAVFDTAFHQTIPEKAYKFAIPNELLTEHRIRLYGFHGTSHKYVSEKAIEYLGKKESKIITIHLGNGCSMTAIKNGESIDHSLGFSPISGLIMGTRSGDIDASVIFHLKDKLGYDLKQINTLLNKQSGMLGLTGYSDLRDIETMAEKGNKDCQLALEMNAYRIKKYIGAYAAVLNGLDAIVFTAGIGENSQTIRQLVCQDMDFFGLDLDKTKNSVRSKDIREINTEDSKTKILVIPTNEELEIAKQAVELFEN; from the coding sequence ATGCAAGTATTAGTTTTAAACTCGGGAAGTTCATCCCTTAAATTTCAATTATTTTCCATGCCGGAAGAAACCATTATCTGTTCAGGAGTTGTTGAACGTATTGGTTTTAATGATGCCATTTTTAAATATGACAATAAGAAAAAAGCGATTGAAATTGAAACTTCAATCTTAAATCATCGAAGTGCTTTAAAACTTGTATCTCAACATTTATTAAGTAAAGAGGTTGGCGTTATTAAATCTCCAGACGACATTGCCATAGTTGGACATCGCGTGGTACATGGAGGCAAATCGTTTAGTGACACAACCGAAATCACTAAAGTGGTTAAAGATAAAATTAAAGACCTGATTGCTTTAGCACCGCTTCATAACCCTGCCAATTTAGAAGGCATCGAAGTTGCTGAAGATATTTTCCCTAATGCAAAACAGGTAGCTGTTTTCGATACGGCGTTTCATCAAACCATTCCGGAAAAGGCCTATAAATTTGCTATTCCAAACGAATTGTTAACAGAACATCGCATTCGCTTATACGGTTTCCATGGTACCAGTCATAAATACGTTTCGGAAAAAGCCATTGAATATTTGGGTAAAAAAGAATCTAAAATCATTACTATTCACTTAGGAAATGGCTGTAGTATGACGGCTATCAAGAATGGCGAAAGCATAGACCACTCCCTTGGTTTCTCTCCTATCTCAGGGTTAATTATGGGAACAAGATCGGGAGATATTGATGCCTCAGTAATTTTTCATTTAAAAGATAAATTAGGCTACGATTTAAAGCAAATCAACACCCTTTTAAATAAGCAAAGTGGTATGCTTGGGTTAACTGGTTACAGTGATTTAAGAGATATTGAAACCATGGCAGAAAAAGGCAATAAAGATTGTCAGTTAGCTTTAGAGATGAATGCTTACCGTATTAAAAAATATATAGGTGCTTATGCAGCTGTTTTAAATGGATTAGATGCTATTGTATTTACTGCCGGAATCGGCGAGAACTCACAAACTATTCGTCAATTGGTTTGTCAGGATATGGATTTCTTTGGTCTGGATTTAGATAAAACCAAAAATAGTGTCAGATCTAAAGACATTAGAGAAATAAATACAGAGGATTCTAAAACAAAAATTTTAGTGATTCCTACTAATGAAGAATTAGAAATTGCTAAGCAGGCGGTTGAATTATTTGAAAATTAA